In one Gossypium hirsutum isolate 1008001.06 chromosome D09, Gossypium_hirsutum_v2.1, whole genome shotgun sequence genomic region, the following are encoded:
- the LOC107890186 gene encoding uncharacterized protein codes for MKNNKTSVFLKQVISSMVTSSIAKAKSIAVKSKMNAAKARLIMLTLMKSKKAVLLGSISNKIHGLLGDDKEENDQNQDEQSKAIVPYSYDDDGDGDEDEDKYPDLTHCLFDEEMELEAETQGGSIIEMVRNSKEEGEDFRLEDEIDHVADLFITRFYKQMRLQKLLSFKRYQEMMERSV; via the coding sequence ATGAAGAACAACAAGACGTCTGTTTTCTTGAAACAGGTAATCTCTTCTATGGTGACGAGTTCCATAGCCAAAGCCAAATCCATAGCTGTTAAGAGCAAAATGAATGCAGCCAAAGCCAGACTGATCATGTTGACATTGATGAAAAGCAAGAAAGCAGTTTTGCTTGGTTCTATCTCCAACAAGATTCATGGACTCCTTGGCGACGATAAGGAGGAGAACGACCAAAACCAAGACGAGCAAAGCAAAGCCATAGTTCCGTATTCATACGACgatgatggtgatggtgatgaagatgaagataaGTACCCTGATTTGACCCATTGTTTGTTCGATGAGGAAATGGAGTTGGAGGCGGAGACACAAGGCGGGTCCATCATTGAGATGGTGAGGAACTCCAAAGAAGAAGGAGAGGATTTCAGGTTAGAAGACGAGATCGACCACGTTGCTGACTTGTTCATAACCAGGTTTTACAAACAAATGCGCTTGCAGAAGCTCTTGTCTTTCAAGAGGTATCAAGAAATGATGGAGAGAAGCGTTTAG